The Hydractinia symbiolongicarpus strain clone_291-10 chromosome 2, HSymV2.1, whole genome shotgun sequence genomic sequence TTTCTAAGTACAGTACTTTGCACCCCAATAAAAACACAGTGCCTTCTTACAGTCAACCAATGCCTATATTTGCATGAACAACCCTGTCAATAATCCATGCAACTGGGAAATGCACTCTATGCAAACTGTCCTTGATTAACTTTCCCTTTTTGCAGACAAGAACAGAAACATGTTTACGAAAACAGGGCCCCTTCGCAAGTTTCTATGATAATGAGCAATGAACCAGACTGCCACAGGTACAATGCACTAGTTTATGAAGAAGTAGCTGCAATATATATCTCTGAGGATAGTGACCTCTTGTACAGCAAACTATTGTTGTTTACTTTCAGGATCAACATTCATGCATTATGTCATACACATCAGTTAACAATGTGACAATCATCTACCCCATTATTCTATAGAGGGGAAACCTGGTCCATGTTGAAGAACTTGCAAAGGCACGTTGCATTCATGTGACCCAGATCCAATATTATGTGTACAAAATAGCCATACGAAGAcaattttttgctattttgctgTACATTTTCACTTGGAAAAAATAGAGGTGGATAATTATGTAAGAaatgtagagacttgatagttcctggggcgaAGCCCAGAGGCAccccgagaaagacttggcatgAGGTTatgacagacttgatacagaggaagttgagtttagatctaacacagtctagatcagattggaagacggtcattaatataccccgtccaacccatgctagcatggaaaacgggtgttaagccaagaatgatgatgatgatagttGAGGAAATACATCTTGACTTTATACGAAACAATGAACAGCAGCTACAGGTTGATACATACAGCACCTTAATTGACTATTTGAACAATATTGCAAACGAATGTAACTTGCAAGCAGGTAATATTGTTGTCCTATCCTCCACCTTTTCTGGAAGAGTATGCACCAATTGTAACTTGATGCACGGCTTTGGttgcaagaaaaaataaaccCAATTTTGTTCTAGACTTTCACCTGCAACCTTATTATATGGCTGAAAATTGTTGAGAATTTATTGCTTTGTCAACAACTGTTTAGTTacgtatttatatatataaaacagcCTTGCATATACAAAATCCTCAGCAGCCTCACAGGTCAGCGGAATTATCATCCGGGATTTGAAGTCACAAGTTCTTCTGTGAAAGAATTTGACATTCTAGAGGCAAGATACAGACATATACATTCATACTTTACATAGCTAGTCTCACAAATACCTGGGGATATAccctttctgttttgtttttttccatcAGGGGCCCCATGACTTGAATGGGGAGTCTCACGAGGAATCTCACGAGGATGGCgcaataagccgcatacgccgtaaaaagtgctgGTGTTTTCGGGCCAGTTCggcattttgaagaaaaaaactcaagtacttgcctgaaaaaaaaacacatagaCCCGAAAAATGCCCGAAAAAAAACTCAGAGATTcacaataaattataaaaactataaaaattaaaataaacttactatgtaaTAGCGAAGTCcttaaagaactgtttttgatgggtTTTACGCAAGCCACTTGCATTCATGATGGCAACCTTCAGGACAAATTCTCGGAAATGAAGTCAGCAAAAAAGCAAGTTCGATTTCCTGTTATTTTTTTCACTAAGACAGGAATAAGAAAAACAACCTAAtgaaactaacctcgttttgaTCACTTTAATATTAGCCCACCTGTAATTACAGTATCGCCGAGGGAGAGGCTAACattgtttgtttaaaacaaGGAATATTTGGAATCTGTTTTGTTTAGTTTACATTTTATAAACGCAATAATTACTCCAACCTCGTCCTCACACCCCTTTACATTGGGGGACTGCGTGAATAATAAGTCCCTAATATAAAAAAAGCGAAAAGGGATCCTGAGAACGCAGTTGAATTTTTCAGTAGTATCTTTTACGTAGCTCCCTCATTCATTCCGAGGGCTATACCTTTTcagatgtttttaaaaaaaggttgttaGTATTCAAACCTCCCATGTCAGCTACAGAAATTATTGAAATCTCTGCCTGACTGCTAGACAGAGACCTTATGTGGGCCCTTGTACCTAAGACGAGTGGATCGAAAATTTATATATCAGTAAGTGAATAGATTTTAAGACCACTAATACTTTTCCCCATTAATTTTTGACCTTTTTTCGAGTTTAGGAAGGAGTGCATTTGCGAGTTTATGCTCGCCCTCCCAAGAAGAAGGGTGCAAAGGTATTAGCAATATTTCCTCTCAAACGTAAGGATTTCTGATAATTTAAACACATAACATTATGGAGAAACAACCTCACCCTATGGATCTTTTTCTCTCCGTCGTCCCAGATGGTTGATAAAACCTGCAAGCTATTTTTCATTAAATTACCATAATCAAGCTTATCATtattgtttctctattgttctgAAGCAATACCAATacagacctattgtttttacccTAAAAGCCAACCATGATATTCTTTGaagcatttttttttcacaaaaccttGTGGAAAAGCAAAATATTAGGACTAAAAATAGACCTCGGAAATCCAAAAATTTTCTGCATTAGATCAGGACAGAACATAACACCAGAATTAAAACCGATTTTGTTCACACGAAAATTAAATGTTTAGCTTTAGGATTATGTTCAAAAACAAGGCAAGGATATGGACattcaaaaaatgtcaaaaccgtAAAATATGTAAGCATGTAAAAACCTAACAGTATTAACTATGGCGAAAGAAACATTTCTTTAATGGAAACTGTTTTCTCGCATAAAATTTTCTCGCACTAAATTGCGAATAGGGGAgctaatttaaacaaaaaatcatgCCCCAAAAGAAAACGTTCCTGGCTTTCCCTCTCTCAAGACACTTCTTCCACATTAGTCCAGTCTGCTTTAACCCTATCAATGCCGATTTGATAACCCGTATGATTTCAGGGTTTAGGTAAGCTgagatataaaaaaatcaaaatttataaatacaattctttttctaacatttttatattatttacaaCTGAAACAGTGGCACAGTAAAATCTGTTAGAAACAATATACATTTCTTGTTATGCTGTTATAAAACAGAACTGTCAATCGAATTAACATGAAAAGTTTACCTTTAATCAGGTCACTAAAAGCAAGAAAAGTTAGATTGCGTTTTACTGAATTTGTTAGCGACGGGCTGTCAACACTCAGAATGAAGCTTTATTATTGCAAACGTGTTTAAATTAAGCGTTCATACAATTTAGCAGTTCACTATATTGAGGAATATGCaagtattaatacaaaaatacatttaaaagaCATTAAAACCTGTCCTAAAACATACATGTCTTTTAATCGGAATTTTTCTCTCCCAATCTTCATCACCAGATTAGCATATCGACCAATACAGTATGGTAGCCGTCCAATACAGCACAGTTAATCCCATTGTACTGGAAATTTCGTCACCCTTGGTTGACTTGCTAATATGTTTCGATGAAGCTAAAAGTGTAAGATGTCGCAGTAGTGATGCACGAAAACAGAGGGTGTCTGCAACATATTTTTCGGACCAAATTCAAGGTCATTCAGAGTTATTTAACAGCATTTTTGTTTAATATTGAGAGTAATAAGACTCTAgcgtttttgtttcattttcagGGTCTTTGATAAAAATTTTACTCTTAAAATGTGGGAATCTATGAAGCTGCACATTTAATtatgatttttctttaaaattttgtgtaaagaaTTATTTATGCATGGTGGAGTAACCAAAAAATCTTTTGCTATCCTTTTTATGAGGAAAACTAACCTGTTCTAATATAACCTGTTGCGGTGGATTCTCCCTCATTTCTGGATCACCATAATCTGTATTTACATAATAACCAACACGAATAAATTCAGCACCTTTGTATGAACAAGTCAATAAAATAACTGTCACTCCAACGACATCTGAAGAAGGAATCAACTCAGGTTTTGGTGGTTCTGCCTAATagataaaaaacaataacaatattaCTAATAAAAATACCAATGATGGTGCTAAGCGTAGCTAGAAACAGAATGagatttttcaagaaagaaatGGAGGTCATGTACCTAGTATATAAAAATTCTTTTAGTGTGAAGTAATCACACAAACAGCTAAAAAATGCTTAATACTGGTTTGCCACTTTTCTCGAGGTCTGTTTTTTAGTTGGGCATTATTTAAATCAGTAAAGACATTGTTAAGTTATTTGCATAACAACCGATTGTGATAACACTAAGGGTATTGGATACCTGTGCCAAACAATAAAAGTGGGTATGTTAATGAAAATATGgcaacaaaaaagtttagcaTACACGAGTAGCAAAACATTCCAATGCACTTACTTGAAATACAAACATGTGTTTCCCTGGTTGAATATCTCCAACAAGAACAGTATCTAATACTTGATCACATTCGGAATTTTCAGCAGACCCAACATAAATCAACTTCCATTCTAAgtctaaaaaaaacatagatcaaagaaaaacatgttaaaaaatgaaaaattataaTTGAAGATCTGAAGAAAGGGATGAGAAAATACATACTAAAAAAccttttgtcaattttttagatCAATAGAAGGAACCAAATGACAAAAGTTGAGAACAGGTTACTTTGAATTGATGGCTATTTTAAATTGGTGTAAAAGCATGAAAAGTCAAAATGTCATGTTATCTGCAGCCATGATTAGAAGGCAATTGCATCAAATGGAAGGAAAGAAACTACATAACCAGGCCTTGTCATGAATAAATAGTCTGACTGAGTGATCAATCGCTTGCGTGAAAAATTGACCTGATGGTCCCCCAAATGATCAACCGTTCACATGAAAAAATTAGTGTGAgcgatttttttgttcttttaaacAAGTCCGCCACAAACTGAGATATTACATTAGAAGATAAAGCCTACAGACACAAGGCTTCAACTCTTTTGCTGCTATATGTAGTGGTTATAACATTCAAGTTTGATTTCATAGAAGTTGGTGTCCATTACAATTGTGAAACTTAGTTGTGTTGCTCATTTGTGAAGTGCGAGACGCGTTTCCAGCCAAAATTCTGATAAACATGTGCAAATTTGTCAGAGTGTAGTTTCTCCTAATCCAATGGGTGGTTTTTTGAAGAAACATGACTAATGTTATTGAcacgtttttattttctattcacTAGGTCTTATCCACAAAAAACTTATGTGAGGTAATAGCCCCTCTACATTTTTGGTGCTGCAGAATTTGAGTTTCATTACTGGCACACACCAAACACCAAATAAAATTGACGTATACAGTCACATCTTCATCTGCCATAGTTTTCAATCCCATAACTCAGTTCTTTTCCCAAGAGTTAAATGTTGCTAATTTTACATGCTTTCCTTTAGTATTTTTTTCTGCCATTGCAAACAACAGTGAACTATGTCTTTAGAAGAATCACATGGAAAATTGAAAGTATATTATTTACTTAGATagatggctagcctcacaaatgttgagggatataccctgtctattaaaAAAGATCTCAAGAAAAGCTGTGAAACGGTCAGATGACTCTTTTTTCAGTAACTTTTGTAGGCTTTACTACTGAAAACGGGGGTTCAACGTCCAATTAGCCCCAccgtgataaaaaaattaaaggtggtATCCTAATTTCGAAATTACGTATAttcctatatttttaaatttttgccttGTTCTGCTCAGATTGCAAAAAcaacctgtttataaacaggacggTCAGATTATGCATGCAtggccaaatttttttttttttgccctgATTATGACCAGATTATGAACGCtaatataatggctggccaggcaggctgtgattggcattctTTTGGAACTTTTCTGAGCAAAATATTCACTAGACATGGCAAAAGGAAAAGTTTCAACGTAATTCTTAGTGTAAAGTCCTCTTGTGAGTACATATACTTTGATTATTATTCGTTTTgcaggaattaagtttggtaaaaagttattaaacttgggaatcccaaaatttagtttccaaaaaatttcgtttcatttgagaacaataacaactttgccaccagggctattttcttgtcagaagtgatgacgaatgataaGCCGTCAGCCCTGATTATGTTGGTTTTATAAGTGAGGGCTAACTTAAAAGTGTTGCAAAACCCTAAAATAAACAGAAAGGGAGCAcccgtttttgtttttattatattattatattttaagttaTATTTAATAATCAAATTAAGACAGAGTTACATGCACCTCCAACATACTATACTGCTTATGTTGAACATTGAACTAAATAATGACGTAGATTGAATCCTGGTCAAGTTATGTAAAATTTACATGGCACTATAAATGGTTAACCCTGGTGTATATAGGATAAAAACATAAGAATATAGCTAGTTGGCTAGcattgaaaaaaattacatacCGTGTGAAAGTTCCATGCATTCGAATGTGATTTGAAATTGAAACGGATCAAAGAACTTGCAAGGGTTgttcaaaacaacaacatttgtGACTCGAACTCGCGCCAtattatgtttatttatttttaactaaaaCTTATATTTTCCTAAATTCATTCCAATACTATAATAaagttgtaaaataaaatgtcaagAAATGATTCCTGTTCTGCTCTTGCTTGTTGTTGTGTTGTGATCAACCGCGCGCGGgaaagaaaattttataaattttaatgcgCGCGCATAAACATTTTGTGGCAACAAACAATGCAAACCCTTGCCTCCACCACGGAGCACTCAAGTGAGCTCTCACGGTGGTAGTAAAGGGCATATCGGAGAAAAGTAGGATGTGGGATGCGGGATACGGAATGCAGGATTCGGGATGCGAAAAGCGGGATGTGGGATGCAAAACATTCATTGAAATAAAATACTGACCATGCTGTTACCGAACATTGCCTAGACATTAAAATACACTAcgccagaatttttttaaaaagaatacaaCAGTTAGAAATGaatgacttgattttttttttcgcttgGTGAACTTAATGTGATACGAAACTATATGTTTGACATTGAACTTTTAATTCCTTTGGCGAGGTTGAGATATCCAGCAACAAATGTAAATGCCTCCGATCTGAACAAGTAGTGCTTCGAAGTGACACACTCTGCAAAGAGAATGAAATAGTTTGAAATAGTTATTGTTGCAGAAACCAGGCTATGCGTGAgtgtttatttcattgactaagaaaaacaaaaattttcgtGAATATGAATTgccctttttcttttt encodes the following:
- the LOC130630642 gene encoding histone chaperone asf1-like, whose translation is MARVRVTNVVVLNNPCKFFDPFQFQITFECMELSHDLEWKLIYVGSAENSECDQVLDTVLVGDIQPGKHMFVFQAEPPKPELIPSSDVVGVTVILLTCSYKGAEFIRVGYYVNTDYGDPEMRENPPQQVILEQLHRNILASQPRVTKFPVQWD